A genomic stretch from Ureibacillus composti includes:
- the rpsK gene encoding 30S ribosomal protein S11, whose translation MARKQQTRKRRVKKNIESGVAHIRSTFNNTIVTITDMQGNAVSWSSAGALGFKGSRKSTPYAAQMAAEAAAKASLEHGLKTLEVTVKGPGAGREAAIRALQAAGLEVTAIKDVTPVPHNGCRPPKRRRV comes from the coding sequence AAGAATATCGAATCTGGTGTTGCACACATTCGTTCTACATTTAACAATACAATCGTAACGATCACAGATATGCAAGGTAACGCGGTTTCTTGGTCTAGTGCTGGTGCGCTTGGTTTCAAAGGCTCACGTAAATCTACTCCATACGCTGCGCAAATGGCTGCTGAGGCTGCTGCAAAAGCATCCCTTGAACATGGTCTGAAGACGTTGGAAGTAACAGTTAAAGGTCCTGGTGCAGGTCGTGAAGCTGCAATTCGTGCACTTCAAGCTGCAGGTTTAGAAGTAACAGCAATCAAAGATGTTACTCCAGTTCCACATAACGGTTGCCGTCCGCCAAAACGTCGTCGTGTGTAA
- a CDS encoding DNA-directed RNA polymerase subunit alpha codes for MIEIEKPKIETVEISEDSKYGKFVVEPLERGYGNTLGNSLRRILLSSLPGAAVTSIQIDGVLHEFSTVEGVVEDVASIILNIKKLALKIYADEEKVIEIDVKGDGIVTAADITHDSDVEILNPDLYIATIAKNGHLRMRMYARRGRGYTPADQNKREDLPIGVIPIDSIYTPVSRVNFQVENTRVGQKSDFDKLSLDVWTDGSIGPKEAISLGAKILTEHLNIFVGLTDEAQTAEIMVEKEEDQKEKVLEMTIEELDLSVRSYNCLKRAGINTVLELANKSEDDMMKVRNLGRKSLEEVKAKLEELGLGLRKED; via the coding sequence ATGATCGAAATTGAAAAACCAAAGATTGAAACTGTTGAGATCAGCGAAGATTCCAAATATGGCAAGTTTGTTGTAGAACCACTAGAACGTGGTTACGGAAACACTTTGGGTAATTCTTTACGTCGAATCCTTCTGTCTTCTTTACCAGGAGCTGCTGTAACATCAATCCAAATTGATGGCGTATTACATGAATTCTCAACTGTAGAAGGCGTAGTTGAAGATGTTGCTTCAATCATTTTAAATATCAAAAAACTTGCGCTTAAAATTTATGCAGATGAAGAAAAAGTAATCGAAATTGACGTTAAAGGCGATGGCATTGTAACTGCTGCGGATATTACGCATGACAGTGACGTTGAAATCCTTAATCCGGATTTATATATCGCAACAATTGCAAAAAATGGCCACTTACGTATGCGTATGTACGCTCGTCGAGGCCGCGGTTATACTCCTGCTGATCAAAACAAACGTGAGGATCTTCCTATAGGCGTGATCCCGATCGACTCTATTTACACTCCAGTTTCACGCGTTAATTTCCAAGTGGAGAACACTCGTGTTGGACAAAAATCTGATTTCGATAAGTTATCACTTGATGTATGGACAGATGGTAGTATCGGTCCTAAAGAAGCAATTTCGCTTGGAGCGAAAATTTTAACAGAGCATTTAAACATATTCGTTGGCTTAACTGATGAAGCACAAACTGCAGAAATCATGGTCGAAAAAGAAGAAGATCAAAAAGAAAAAGTATTAGAGATGACTATCGAAGAACTTGATCTTTCTGTTCGTTCTTATAACTGCTTAAAACGTGCTGGTATCAATACGGTATTAGAGCTTGCTAATAAGTCAGAAGATGACATGATGAAAGTTCGTAACCTTGGTCGTAAGTCATTAGAAGAGGTTAAAGCGAAATTAGAAGAGCTTGGTTTAGGATTACGTAAAGAAGACTAA
- the rplQ gene encoding 50S ribosomal protein L17: MGYRKLGRTSSQRKALLRDLATDLIINERIETTEARAKELRSVVEKMITLGKRGDLHARRQAAAFIRREVVTTTDEEGNESTSFALQKLFNDVAPRYVDRQGGYTRILKVGPRRGDGAPVVVIELV; the protein is encoded by the coding sequence ATGGGTTACAGAAAACTTGGACGCACAAGTTCTCAACGTAAAGCGTTATTACGTGATTTAGCTACTGACTTAATCATTAACGAACGCATCGAAACAACTGAAGCACGTGCGAAAGAATTACGTTCTGTTGTTGAAAAAATGATTACTTTAGGTAAGCGTGGAGATTTACATGCTCGTCGTCAAGCGGCTGCATTTATCCGTCGCGAAGTAGTAACAACAACTGACGAAGAAGGTAACGAATCAACTTCATTTGCACTTCAAAAATTATTTAATGATGTTGCACCACGTTATGTAGATCGTCAAGGTGGTTACACTCGTATCCTTAAAGTAGGTCCTCGCCGTGGTGACGGTGCGCCTGTAGTTGTAATTGAATTAGTTTAA